A single Parabacteroides timonensis DNA region contains:
- a CDS encoding tetratricopeptide repeat protein has protein sequence MKNIFIIGLALLLSVPQLFAQTVKVTEKPLVLPTYEIGAPDVNPIFFTGRVYQGAQGHIYPYPLYDILTDEKVDKTYDAVYLDNEYVNVCVLPEIGGRILSATDKTNDYEIFYRQTGIKPALIGMLGAWLSGGVEWNIPHHHRPSSYMPIDWKIEENKDGSKTIWVGEMELRHRMKWSVGVTVYPNRSWVEAKVKIINRTPFIQSILYWANVSVHCNKDYEVIFPPATQFGTDHSKVYFTKWPMGEAVRGSGNEVELAWWKNYTGNSRSIFAWNFEDNFLAGYDHGKQAGTVHVANHHIVNGKKFFLWGNNPSGEMWNKMLSDKDGHYLELMVGAYSDNQPDYSWVGPGETREFVQRWYGIRDIGSVKNANDDAAVNLEKKASGKVFLGFNATTKYPDAKVLLQQDGKVLFEKVISIDPATPFTTTVSVPATVKETSLRAVLLDNKGNELVAYQPVELEEKELPEVVEGTKPVKDYQTVEELYYAGLRVEQFHNARLNAMDFYNEALKRDSFDSRVNTVVGIHYAKAGEWGMAEKHLKRALLRPAKDYTVVKDPEPHYYLGLIYQMQGRYKEASDQYWKATWYPTFQHPAYLALAQLSALKGNLPEALDLVDQSLAVGGRDTKALTLKAYLLRKLGQTEDALKQIQQVVAIDPLDYWSMAEQSFLSGNGVNFLDRAEKQRGEGIIRVQELLEMSLEYAHAGAYEEATLLLNRALQIGEPYTSSPLVYYYNGYYNLLSGKKEMALEQWKKASSLTTDWCFPFRLEEINILSTVCSKSLEDARAPYYLGNLYYFLGQKEQGMACWEQAVAKDPVFAQAYRNLGFGYNRLNELGKAIAGYEKAIEYNNQDPRIFQELDILYEKEKKPATERLAVLEKNLPTVMKHDEAVIRLLTLYNETGAYDKAIDIMTARHFHVWEGGGEIHDIYVDSHLLKGMDLLKSGNYKEAVKEFETADLYPENLEVGRPETGGHSAKGYYYLGKAYQALGNKKKAKESFDIAANSQVRRRRMELASENTLFNALAMNEAGRQAESKELLQKLSTEIEEQLAGRVTVDAYSKFGEDGSRDERIANLNYLKGLLECYKGNDATGKVLLQKAVDMNPNLIWAKQFLNHTF, from the coding sequence ATGAAGAATATATTTATTATAGGGCTGGCGCTTCTATTATCAGTCCCTCAATTATTCGCTCAGACTGTCAAAGTTACAGAGAAACCATTGGTATTGCCTACTTATGAAATCGGGGCACCGGATGTAAACCCTATCTTTTTTACCGGGCGTGTATATCAGGGAGCTCAGGGACATATTTATCCTTATCCGCTCTACGATATATTAACGGATGAGAAAGTAGACAAAACCTATGATGCCGTTTATCTGGATAATGAGTATGTGAATGTTTGTGTGCTGCCTGAGATCGGAGGACGTATTTTGTCGGCAACCGATAAGACGAATGATTATGAAATATTTTATCGGCAGACAGGTATAAAGCCGGCTTTGATCGGTATGCTCGGAGCTTGGCTATCCGGAGGAGTGGAATGGAATATCCCTCATCATCATCGTCCTTCCAGTTACATGCCTATCGATTGGAAGATAGAAGAGAATAAAGATGGAAGTAAAACGATCTGGGTGGGTGAAATGGAGCTGCGTCATCGTATGAAATGGTCGGTAGGTGTCACTGTCTATCCGAATCGCTCATGGGTGGAAGCCAAAGTGAAGATCATTAATCGTACGCCGTTCATACAGTCTATTCTTTATTGGGCCAATGTTTCTGTACATTGTAATAAGGATTATGAAGTCATTTTCCCGCCGGCTACACAATTCGGTACGGATCATTCCAAAGTCTATTTTACCAAATGGCCTATGGGAGAAGCTGTTCGCGGTAGTGGTAATGAAGTTGAACTTGCCTGGTGGAAGAACTATACCGGTAATTCCCGCTCTATCTTCGCCTGGAACTTCGAAGACAATTTCCTGGCCGGCTACGATCATGGGAAACAGGCAGGTACGGTACATGTGGCTAACCACCATATTGTCAATGGTAAGAAGTTTTTCTTATGGGGTAACAACCCGAGTGGAGAGATGTGGAATAAGATGCTATCTGACAAAGACGGACATTATCTGGAACTGATGGTCGGTGCTTATTCGGATAATCAACCGGATTATAGTTGGGTAGGACCAGGGGAAACACGTGAGTTCGTTCAACGTTGGTATGGTATTCGTGATATAGGTTCTGTGAAGAATGCGAATGACGATGCTGCTGTTAACCTGGAGAAAAAAGCATCCGGAAAAGTTTTTCTTGGGTTTAATGCAACGACTAAATATCCTGATGCAAAAGTTTTGCTACAACAGGACGGTAAAGTGTTGTTTGAGAAGGTGATTTCTATCGATCCGGCAACTCCGTTTACAACAACAGTATCGGTTCCGGCTACAGTGAAAGAAACAAGCCTTCGTGCTGTTTTACTGGATAATAAGGGAAATGAATTGGTTGCTTATCAACCGGTGGAGTTGGAGGAAAAAGAACTTCCTGAAGTTGTTGAAGGGACTAAGCCTGTGAAAGACTATCAGACAGTAGAAGAATTATATTATGCCGGACTTCGTGTGGAGCAATTCCATAATGCCCGTTTAAATGCGATGGATTTCTATAATGAGGCACTGAAACGAGATTCATTCGATTCGCGTGTGAATACGGTTGTGGGTATCCATTATGCCAAAGCAGGTGAATGGGGAATGGCAGAAAAACATTTGAAACGTGCATTACTCCGTCCGGCCAAAGATTATACGGTTGTGAAGGATCCGGAACCGCATTATTACCTCGGATTGATTTATCAGATGCAAGGTCGTTATAAAGAGGCCTCAGACCAGTATTGGAAAGCCACCTGGTATCCGACATTCCAACACCCGGCTTATCTCGCATTGGCACAGTTGTCAGCCCTAAAAGGAAATTTGCCTGAGGCATTGGATCTGGTCGATCAATCGTTGGCAGTCGGAGGAAGAGATACAAAAGCTTTGACCTTGAAAGCTTATTTGTTGAGGAAACTAGGACAAACAGAGGATGCGTTGAAACAAATACAACAGGTTGTAGCTATCGATCCATTGGATTATTGGAGTATGGCAGAGCAAAGTTTTTTGAGTGGGAATGGTGTGAATTTCCTGGATAGGGCTGAGAAACAGCGTGGTGAAGGTATTATTCGGGTGCAGGAACTATTGGAAATGTCCTTGGAGTATGCCCATGCGGGTGCCTATGAGGAAGCTACTCTTTTACTGAATAGAGCCCTGCAAATCGGTGAACCTTACACTTCTTCTCCTTTAGTATATTATTATAATGGTTATTATAACCTGTTATCAGGGAAGAAAGAGATGGCATTGGAGCAATGGAAGAAAGCTTCTTCACTTACTACCGACTGGTGTTTTCCGTTCCGTTTGGAGGAAATAAATATCCTGTCGACCGTTTGTTCAAAATCTCTGGAAGATGCACGCGCTCCTTATTATCTGGGTAATTTGTATTATTTCCTGGGACAGAAAGAGCAAGGGATGGCTTGCTGGGAACAGGCTGTAGCAAAGGATCCGGTTTTCGCCCAAGCCTATCGTAACTTAGGTTTTGGTTATAATCGTTTGAACGAGCTAGGAAAAGCAATAGCCGGTTATGAGAAAGCAATTGAATATAATAATCAGGATCCTCGCATTTTCCAGGAGCTGGATATACTCTATGAGAAAGAAAAGAAACCGGCAACCGAACGTTTAGCGGTATTGGAAAAGAACTTGCCAACAGTTATGAAACATGATGAAGCCGTTATTCGTTTATTGACATTGTATAATGAAACCGGAGCTTATGATAAGGCTATCGATATAATGACTGCCCGTCATTTTCACGTTTGGGAAGGCGGAGGTGAGATACATGATATTTATGTCGATTCTCATTTGTTGAAAGGTATGGATTTACTTAAATCAGGAAATTATAAGGAAGCTGTAAAAGAGTTTGAAACAGCCGATCTGTATCCAGAAAATCTCGAAGTAGGCCGGCCGGAAACCGGCGGGCATAGTGCTAAGGGATATTATTATCTGGGTAAAGCTTATCAGGCTTTAGGAAACAAGAAGAAGGCAAAAGAAAGTTTTGACATTGCTGCAAACAGTCAGGTAAGAAGACGGCGTATGGAGTTGGCTTCAGAGAATACTTTATTCAATGCTCTGGCAATGAATGAGGCCGGCAGACAGGCGGAATCGAAAGAGCTACTTCAAAAGCTTTCTACTGAAATTGAAGAACAGTTAGCCGGACGAGTAACAGTCGATGCTTATTCTAAATTTGGAGAAGACGGTTCACGGGATGAACGGATTGCGAATTTGAATTATCTGAAAGGTTTGTTGGAATGTTATAAGGGCAATGACGCTACAGGAAAAGTATTGCTTCAGAAAGCTGTAGATATGAATCCGAATTTGATTTGGGCTAAACAATTCCTAAATCATACGTTTTAA
- a CDS encoding right-handed parallel beta-helix repeat-containing protein, with translation MKKILLSICLVFMTLVVYAQNKTYFVSPNGNDNASGLSIQTAWKSLDKVNNVTFLPGDKILFESGAVWNGQLKLQGSGEKGNPILLSCYGGEAKPIINIGKAEGAGIRLNNQSWWIIENMEVTSGAAPELGIGRQGIVALAQGENQQVEHIIIRDCYIHDIWGQLGGDTEYTGYNSCAILVQIQNKRGGINNNRMNTTLNDVLIENNRIERFDKCGIIVRGCKNNLNVRHNYMENLGGDGIFVGGCYRGMIEHNVAKRTCMRSGYLDLKGGEIWWPHTAAIWIQDAEETIMQYNAVYDTGRQPGNGDGFAYDFDFYCKRCIAQYNYSQNNHGFLLLMNRTFENIARYNISENDQTHLVQMQCDISDRNILYNNVFYIDYGTVDLDFFCGNDGSVDKTKLGAVYYNNIFYASGQSYFRTAYSTGEVLTRTFDESVKPATGAPDKLFYHNCYYGPWKNGLPDDPEKLVADPLFVAPGSGGEGLCSLRGYQLQLNSPCINTGIYVPLSGKHDFWGNPLEDGHTDFGAYEQIGSGMFGDKAKMEEIDRKYSDDSEKAWEKWSSLYLEKQRR, from the coding sequence ATGAAGAAGATTTTATTATCAATATGTCTGGTATTTATGACTTTGGTCGTTTATGCCCAGAACAAAACGTATTTTGTATCTCCCAATGGGAATGATAATGCATCTGGTTTATCTATTCAAACAGCATGGAAAAGTTTAGATAAAGTGAATAATGTAACCTTCCTCCCGGGCGACAAGATTCTGTTTGAATCAGGGGCAGTCTGGAATGGGCAGCTCAAACTGCAGGGTTCCGGAGAGAAAGGAAATCCGATCCTCCTTTCTTGTTATGGCGGAGAGGCTAAACCGATAATCAATATAGGTAAAGCTGAAGGTGCCGGAATCCGCCTCAACAATCAATCCTGGTGGATAATAGAGAATATGGAAGTTACTAGTGGTGCCGCCCCTGAACTAGGAATCGGACGGCAAGGTATCGTAGCACTGGCCCAGGGGGAAAATCAACAGGTAGAACATATAATAATCCGTGATTGCTATATCCATGATATCTGGGGACAGCTTGGCGGTGATACGGAATATACCGGTTATAACAGTTGTGCCATATTAGTACAGATCCAGAATAAAAGGGGAGGTATTAACAACAATCGTATGAATACGACCCTGAACGATGTACTGATTGAAAATAATCGTATCGAACGTTTTGATAAATGTGGTATCATTGTTCGCGGCTGTAAGAACAATCTGAATGTCCGTCATAATTATATGGAAAATCTGGGTGGAGACGGAATTTTTGTAGGTGGATGTTATCGGGGCATGATCGAACATAATGTGGCTAAACGCACTTGTATGCGCTCCGGATATCTTGACCTGAAGGGAGGCGAAATCTGGTGGCCACATACGGCTGCCATTTGGATACAGGATGCGGAAGAGACGATTATGCAGTATAATGCCGTTTATGATACAGGACGTCAGCCGGGGAATGGTGATGGATTTGCTTACGACTTCGACTTTTATTGCAAACGTTGCATTGCCCAGTATAATTACAGTCAGAATAATCATGGCTTTTTATTGCTGATGAATCGTACGTTTGAGAATATTGCCCGTTATAATATAAGTGAAAACGATCAGACGCATCTGGTACAAATGCAGTGTGATATTAGTGATCGTAATATCTTGTACAATAATGTCTTTTATATCGATTACGGCACAGTGGATCTGGATTTCTTCTGCGGTAACGATGGTTCGGTAGATAAGACTAAGTTGGGGGCTGTTTATTACAATAATATCTTTTATGCTTCAGGGCAGAGTTATTTCAGAACAGCCTATTCTACCGGAGAAGTATTGACTCGAACTTTTGATGAATCAGTCAAACCTGCTACAGGTGCTCCTGATAAGCTGTTTTATCATAACTGTTACTACGGTCCCTGGAAAAATGGCCTACCTGATGATCCTGAGAAATTGGTGGCTGATCCTCTTTTTGTCGCTCCCGGTAGCGGTGGTGAAGGATTATGCTCGTTGAGAGGTTACCAGTTACAACTGAATTCCCCTTGTATCAATACTGGTATCTATGTTCCTCTTTCCGGTAAGCATGATTTCTGGGGAAATCCTTTAGAAGATGGACATACTGATTTCGGAGCATACGAGCAGATTGGTTCGGGTATGTTTGGTGATAAGGCGAAAATGGAGGAAATAGACCGGAAGTATAGTGATGACTCTGAGAAAGCTTGGGAAAAGTGGAGTAGTTTATATCTGGAAAAACAGAGGAGATAG
- a CDS encoding RagB/SusD family nutrient uptake outer membrane protein, with product MKTHQILVGLSILLLSSCSDFLDKTPLVQTSVQTYYSTDDEANTSIIGIYSIMQNESFQLAPFLIIGDDCSDDSDLGNNNSEAFSWLGSVAQSLQKFDNLPTNWVSNALWAQGFRGISASTQAIESITANADHLSPAKKDQFLGEAHFLRAFNYFFMTRQYGRMPIIDHVLSYEEYYMSRASIEDTWEFIAQDLKKAIELLPKKSEYEAADLGRATQGAAYAMLGKVYIYQGKFQEAYEALKEVVNSGEYGLEPNYADVFTLEHENGIESLFEIQHSISGTGWADSNEGSILSFYEHDADPDDPVKWHNGWSMHCLTEDLVKSYEDGDPRLNATVIFPGEFFDGRINYNKASSTGYQPKKWYIPYAQRSQVDQSDCPKNIIFYRYADVLLYMAEAANELGKTTEALDYLEQVRSRARLNATADNVLPKITETGKDKLRDLIWHERRVELAGEGQRFWDLARQGRLGSVMKAYSQKYNSIKGQNFVEGKSELLPIPEDQVTLSNGALEQNPGY from the coding sequence ATGAAAACACATCAGATACTTGTAGGTTTATCAATACTACTATTAAGTTCATGTTCGGACTTTCTGGATAAGACTCCTTTAGTTCAGACATCAGTTCAGACCTATTACTCCACGGATGATGAGGCGAATACTTCGATCATCGGTATTTATTCCATTATGCAGAATGAATCCTTCCAGTTGGCACCTTTCTTGATAATTGGAGACGACTGTTCGGATGATTCGGATTTAGGAAATAACAATAGCGAGGCATTCTCCTGGTTGGGCTCTGTAGCCCAATCACTTCAAAAGTTCGATAATCTTCCTACCAACTGGGTAAGCAATGCTTTGTGGGCGCAAGGTTTCAGAGGAATTTCCGCTTCTACTCAGGCAATAGAAAGTATTACGGCTAATGCTGATCATTTATCACCGGCCAAGAAAGACCAGTTCCTAGGTGAAGCTCATTTCCTGAGAGCATTTAACTATTTCTTCATGACACGGCAGTATGGACGGATGCCTATTATCGATCATGTACTTTCTTACGAGGAATATTATATGTCCCGTGCTTCCATTGAAGATACCTGGGAGTTTATAGCGCAGGATCTAAAGAAGGCAATCGAACTTTTACCGAAGAAAAGTGAATATGAGGCTGCCGATTTAGGTCGCGCTACACAAGGGGCTGCCTATGCCATGCTCGGCAAGGTGTATATTTACCAGGGGAAATTCCAGGAAGCTTATGAAGCACTGAAAGAAGTGGTGAATTCGGGCGAGTATGGTTTGGAGCCTAATTATGCGGATGTTTTTACTCTCGAGCATGAGAATGGTATCGAATCGCTTTTCGAGATTCAGCACAGTATTAGCGGTACAGGTTGGGCAGACTCGAATGAAGGTTCGATCCTTTCTTTCTATGAGCATGATGCCGATCCTGACGATCCCGTGAAATGGCATAACGGATGGTCTATGCATTGCCTTACAGAGGATCTGGTGAAGAGTTATGAAGATGGTGATCCCCGTCTGAATGCAACTGTTATTTTCCCCGGAGAATTCTTTGACGGGCGTATTAATTATAACAAAGCCAGTTCTACAGGATATCAACCTAAGAAATGGTATATTCCTTATGCACAGCGCTCACAGGTCGACCAGAGTGATTGTCCTAAGAATATAATCTTCTATCGCTACGCCGATGTATTGTTATATATGGCTGAGGCAGCCAATGAATTAGGAAAGACAACAGAAGCTCTCGATTACCTGGAACAAGTCCGTAGCAGAGCCCGTTTGAATGCTACTGCTGACAATGTGTTACCGAAAATCACGGAAACCGGAAAAGACAAGCTACGTGATCTTATCTGGCATGAACGTCGTGTTGAACTGGCCGGCGAAGGACAACGTTTCTGGGATCTGGCTCGTCAAGGGCGTCTTGGAAGTGTTATGAAGGCTTATTCTCAAAAGTATAATTCCATCAAAGGACAGAACTTTGTGGAAGGAAAAAGCGAATTACTACCTATACCTGAAGATCAAGTAACCCTTTCTAACGGAGCTTTGGAACAAAATCCGGGTTATTGA
- a CDS encoding TonB-dependent receptor encodes MNNQRIVAFVNPKRAINIMKLTVLMLTVCLSQVFAATYAQTAKLTVSAKNETLENVLKQIEKQSEYLFFYNLEEINKNTKISINKEDANIYDVLNLISNNTGLRYAIKDRHIVLYKAEIPSSQQTGKRTISGIIRDVSGPVIGVNILEEGTSNGTISDLNGKFTLEVSENAVLKFTYVGYLPQEVKIGNQKSLDIMMREDAQTLDELVVVGYGSVKKSDLTGSVSSVKAEDITKIATSSPVAALQGRAAGVSVSLGSGSPDATASIQIRGVGTPNDSSPLYVVDGFPMSDINHLSPNDIESIEILKDASACAIYGSRGANGVVVITTKKGKAGDLKVNFNAYYGIERLASKPTMLNSSQYAELSNLAYTNAGEDPLYSSTTNMPYNTDWYDAVSHLGQFQNYNISMTGGGEKVQSVFSANYYKREGIVKSTDFDRISLNQNNVFKATSFLKFETSLSVAMTDHKRLDPTSIFLSSLIAPPDIPVIDPETNYYTGIRKMRLENPAGRIARNNGKNKRLYFVGNFSADLNLTKDLVFTSRYGVKVRNNHDSDFVPVFYETADNSTLMNTVSRKTSRTIDWTWENMLTYHHNFNNKHDLTVMGAMSARNYTNDAYEVTKQNVPIESDEFWYFDSATENPLAKGDGAELTMLSYLGRVNYNLLDRYLITASFRADGSSRFMKNNRWGYFPSAALAWKLSEESFFKNWEQNALSGVKVRAGYGAIGNENITSYYPYLTPISQQQYYTLGQNQDRINGSLPSGIGNVDAKWETSTQLNFGVDLSLLNNRLSVTADYYIRKTEDILLTQQIPNISGFSSMVRNVGGMQNKGFEFSLGFKGSKGDFSYSVNGNFALVSNEVTSLGTSKALVASFPYDYSLIDLQGALGNIIRSEVGKPYGQFYGYVTDGIFQNQAEIDAYVKDGNLIQPDAKPGDRKFKDLNNNGKIDDGDMDFIGNPIPDVTYGLSFDASYKNFDLSLLFQGVAGNEIYNAAKYYYMRFDGKQNVRQEYLDDYWRGENTSNVQSIPTKDLTRNSRNFRNSDYYVENGSYLRLKNIQLGYTFSPRLAEGFKPSIRLYISAQNLFTISGYSGFDPEVATDLSVDRGQYPQAQSFMIGTVINF; translated from the coding sequence ATGAATAATCAACGTATAGTTGCTTTTGTAAACCCAAAAAGAGCTATAAACATTATGAAGTTAACCGTGCTAATGCTAACTGTTTGTCTGTCTCAAGTTTTTGCCGCAACTTATGCACAGACTGCAAAACTAACAGTTTCTGCAAAGAATGAAACGTTGGAGAATGTACTGAAACAAATAGAAAAGCAATCCGAATACCTGTTTTTCTATAACCTGGAAGAGATCAATAAGAACACGAAGATCTCTATAAATAAAGAAGATGCCAATATTTATGATGTACTGAATCTTATATCCAATAACACAGGACTGAGGTATGCTATAAAAGATCGTCATATTGTATTGTATAAGGCAGAAATTCCTTCTTCTCAACAAACTGGAAAGAGAACAATCTCTGGTATTATAAGGGATGTAAGTGGGCCTGTCATTGGAGTGAATATACTCGAAGAGGGTACCTCCAACGGTACGATTTCTGATTTAAACGGAAAGTTTACTTTGGAGGTTTCAGAAAATGCCGTATTGAAATTTACTTATGTCGGTTATTTGCCTCAGGAGGTCAAGATCGGTAACCAAAAGTCACTGGACATTATGATGAGAGAAGATGCCCAGACGTTGGATGAACTGGTGGTAGTAGGTTATGGTTCGGTAAAGAAAAGTGACCTGACCGGTTCGGTTTCATCTGTAAAAGCAGAAGATATTACTAAAATAGCAACCAGTTCGCCGGTGGCAGCTTTACAAGGACGGGCTGCAGGTGTTTCTGTATCATTAGGTTCAGGTTCGCCCGATGCAACGGCTTCTATCCAGATCCGTGGGGTAGGAACACCGAATGATTCTTCTCCTCTCTATGTGGTGGATGGTTTCCCGATGAGTGATATTAATCATTTAAGCCCTAACGACATTGAGTCGATCGAGATTTTGAAAGATGCTTCGGCCTGTGCTATTTACGGATCACGCGGTGCTAATGGGGTAGTTGTGATTACGACGAAAAAAGGAAAAGCTGGTGATTTGAAGGTTAATTTTAATGCTTATTATGGTATTGAACGTCTAGCATCGAAACCTACGATGCTAAATTCTTCGCAATATGCAGAATTATCCAACCTGGCTTATACGAATGCTGGTGAAGATCCTTTATATTCTAGTACGACTAATATGCCGTATAATACAGATTGGTATGATGCAGTATCTCATTTAGGCCAATTCCAGAATTATAATATAAGTATGACTGGTGGTGGCGAAAAAGTACAGTCTGTTTTTAGTGCTAACTATTACAAGAGAGAGGGTATTGTTAAATCAACTGATTTTGACCGTATATCATTAAACCAGAATAATGTATTTAAAGCAACCAGTTTCCTGAAATTTGAAACTTCACTTTCTGTTGCTATGACCGATCATAAAAGATTGGATCCTACCAGTATTTTTCTTTCTTCTTTGATTGCACCACCTGATATACCAGTTATCGATCCGGAAACAAATTATTATACGGGTATTCGTAAAATGAGACTGGAGAATCCAGCCGGTAGAATTGCCCGAAATAACGGGAAAAATAAACGTTTATATTTTGTAGGTAATTTCAGTGCCGACCTAAATCTGACAAAAGATCTGGTTTTTACTTCCCGCTATGGCGTTAAAGTCAGAAATAATCATGATAGTGATTTTGTCCCTGTTTTTTATGAAACAGCAGATAATTCTACTTTAATGAATACTGTATCGAGAAAGACATCTCGTACAATTGATTGGACTTGGGAAAATATGCTGACTTATCATCACAATTTTAATAATAAGCATGATTTGACTGTGATGGGTGCTATGTCTGCCCGTAATTATACAAATGATGCTTATGAGGTGACTAAGCAAAATGTACCTATTGAAAGTGATGAATTCTGGTATTTTGATTCTGCAACTGAAAATCCATTAGCCAAAGGTGATGGTGCAGAGTTGACTATGTTGTCATATCTGGGACGCGTCAATTATAATTTATTAGATCGCTATCTGATAACTGCAAGTTTTCGTGCTGATGGTTCTTCTCGTTTTATGAAGAACAACAGATGGGGGTACTTCCCTTCTGCCGCTCTCGCCTGGAAATTGTCAGAAGAAAGTTTCTTTAAGAACTGGGAACAAAATGCATTAAGCGGCGTGAAGGTGAGGGCAGGTTACGGTGCAATTGGTAATGAGAATATAACTTCTTACTATCCCTATTTAACCCCGATCTCTCAACAACAATATTATACGTTGGGTCAAAATCAGGACAGAATAAACGGTTCATTGCCATCCGGTATCGGTAATGTGGATGCCAAATGGGAAACTTCAACTCAATTAAACTTTGGGGTTGACTTAAGCCTGCTCAATAACCGGTTGAGTGTGACAGCCGATTATTATATCAGAAAGACTGAAGATATTCTGTTGACACAGCAAATTCCGAACATCTCCGGCTTCAGTAGTATGGTTCGTAATGTTGGTGGTATGCAGAACAAAGGTTTCGAGTTCTCATTAGGCTTTAAAGGAAGTAAGGGGGATTTCTCTTACAGCGTTAATGGAAACTTTGCATTGGTAAGTAATGAGGTCACTAGCTTGGGAACATCCAAGGCTTTGGTTGCTAGCTTCCCTTATGATTATAGTTTGATCGACTTGCAGGGAGCTTTAGGAAATATTATTCGCAGTGAAGTGGGTAAGCCTTACGGACAATTCTATGGTTATGTAACGGATGGTATCTTCCAGAATCAAGCAGAGATCGATGCATATGTAAAAGATGGTAATTTGATCCAGCCGGATGCCAAACCTGGTGACCGTAAGTTTAAGGATTTGAATAATAACGGTAAGATCGACGATGGCGATATGGACTTTATCGGAAATCCGATCCCTGATGTTACTTATGGTCTTTCATTCGATGCAAGTTATAAGAATTTTGATCTGAGCCTTTTATTCCAGGGGGTAGCCGGTAATGAAATTTATAATGCTGCTAAGTATTATTATATGCGGTTTGATGGTAAGCAGAATGTACGCCAGGAATATCTGGACGATTACTGGAGAGGAGAGAATACCTCTAATGTCCAGTCTATACCGACCAAGGACTTGACCCGCAACAGTCGTAACTTCCGTAATTCCGATTATTATGTAGAAAACGGTTCTTATCTGCGTCTGAAGAATATCCAGTTAGGATATACATTCTCACCCAGATTGGCTGAAGGTTTCAAGCCATCTATCCGCTTGTATATCTCGGCACAGAATCTGTTTACAATTTCCGGTTATAGTGGCTTTGATCCTGAGGTGGCAACAGATCTTTCGGTTGACAGAGGGCAATATCCGCAGGCTCAATCTTTTATGATCGGAACAGTTATTAATTTTTAA
- a CDS encoding FecR family protein: MENEHTELIIGYLQGNLSKEETDLFYDWVNESASNKELFFEIKAMYDAGTSMGKPLNVDESWLHLLNKKENSQSRRLRLWYQIGSYVAVALIAVAISSVFFFSSRDADNGLYSRYIGGDGLEADVVELPDGTQVSLGSKTTFHYDKDFGKKQRIVYLEGEAYFDVAKQKDKPFIVKTKEQDIEALGTKFNVMAYPLDSLVVTTLLEGSVRLTTLGIDRQAILQPNQQFVYNRNRKNISLNRVDAQQYTSWITGYYYFSEQTLESILDRLSHVYGAQFTIQSKDLNERTFTGTFYRGESIKDIMEVINLSVPIKYKIDKRHVTISE; the protein is encoded by the coding sequence ATGGAAAACGAACATACAGAGCTAATTATAGGCTATTTACAAGGTAATCTGTCTAAAGAAGAAACAGATCTTTTTTATGATTGGGTGAACGAGAGTGCTTCCAATAAGGAATTATTCTTTGAGATCAAAGCTATGTATGATGCCGGAACTTCTATGGGAAAGCCTCTAAATGTGGATGAGAGCTGGCTGCATTTACTTAATAAAAAGGAAAATTCACAATCTCGCAGACTCAGACTTTGGTATCAAATCGGTAGCTATGTAGCCGTAGCCTTGATTGCGGTAGCCATCAGTTCTGTATTCTTCTTTTCTTCGAGAGATGCTGATAACGGATTATATTCCAGATATATAGGAGGCGATGGTCTGGAGGCGGATGTAGTCGAGTTGCCTGACGGCACTCAGGTCAGCCTGGGATCAAAAACAACATTCCATTACGATAAAGACTTTGGTAAAAAACAACGTATTGTTTATCTGGAAGGTGAAGCCTACTTTGATGTAGCCAAACAAAAAGACAAACCTTTCATCGTAAAAACAAAGGAACAGGATATCGAAGCCCTCGGAACCAAGTTCAACGTAATGGCTTACCCGCTGGATTCGCTGGTTGTAACGACTTTATTGGAAGGGTCTGTCCGGTTGACGACTTTGGGTATCGACAGGCAGGCGATCTTACAGCCAAACCAGCAGTTTGTTTATAACCGGAATAGAAAAAATATCTCATTGAACCGGGTTGATGCCCAGCAATATACATCCTGGATAACCGGTTATTATTATTTTTCGGAACAGACATTGGAGTCTATTCTCGATCGATTGAGTCATGTGTATGGTGCACAATTCACTATTCAATCGAAAGACTTGAACGAACGTACCTTTACCGGTACATTCTATCGTGGGGAAAGTATAAAGGATATCATGGAAGTTATTAACCTGTCCGTACCTATCAAATACAAGATTGATAAAAGACATGTTACGATTTCGGAATGA